One Solea solea chromosome 5, fSolSol10.1, whole genome shotgun sequence genomic window carries:
- the LOC131459642 gene encoding protein C19orf12 homolog, producing the protein MAPQMNDIMRLCCEISAHDQIKVAVKNSTKGAMVAGGGAFVGGMLGGPAGIAVGGAVGGLLGSWLTSGQFRPLPEILMELPPKEKQKLYNDIVGVLGNLDWTDAAQLVALVMGNATLQQQVTAALLGYIAKELRAEVRYQD; encoded by the exons ATGGCTCCACAGATGAACGATATCATGCGTCTGTGCTGTGAAATATCGGCGCACGACCAGATCAAGGTTGCGGTGAAAAACTCCACCAAAGGAGCGATGGTGGCAGGAGGAGGCGCCTTCGTCGGCGGGATGCTCGGTGGACCAGCGGGAATCGCTGTTG GTGGCGCAGTGGGTGGCCTCCTGGGCAGCTGGCTGACCAGCGGTCAGTTCCGACCTCTGCCGGAGATCCTGATGGAGCTGCCGCCCAAGGAGAAACAGAAGCTCTACAACGACATTGTGGGCGTGTTGGGAAACCTGGACTGGACCGACGCCGCCCAGCTCGTCGCCCTCGTGATGGGCAACGCCACGCTCCAGCAGCAGGTGACCGCCGCGCTGCTCGGCTACATCGCAAAAGAACTGAGAGCGGAGGTGCGCTATCAGGACTGA
- the si:ch211-260e23.9 gene encoding tumor protein p53-inducible nuclear protein 2 isoform X1, translating to MIGKILSRLLGGAGEDMEEAADTIEELMEFEELMEFEEGGWVVVNLPAEHAPLSASEVDPLENLLIEHPSMSVYQIRRRMSGQEEEEEEEQGSDEDEEDTARPVAVRQRVSWRLAAWGIPLPCDVRLLSVQRARSQAERRKLSRGALHRQNLAKLRFSPAEKRYGFFKQPCQRLFNY from the exons ATGATCGGGAAGATACTCTCTCGGCTGCTGGGGGGCGCTGGCGAGGACATGGAGGAGGCGGCCGACACGATTGAGGAGCTGATGGAGTTTGAGGAGCTGATGGAGTTTGAGGAGGGAGGATGGGTCGTCGTTAATCTCCCAG CAGAGCACGCGCCGCTGTCGGCCTCTGAGGTGGATCCTCTGGAGAACCTGCTCATCGAGCACCCGAGCATGTCCGTCTACCAGATCAGACGCAGGATGAGcggtcaggaggaggaggaggaggaggagcaagggtctgatgaggatgaagaggacaCTGCCAG GCCCGTCGCGGTGAGGCAGCGCGTGTCCTGGCGTCTGGCGGCGTGGGGGATCCCTCTGCCCTGCGACGTCCGGCTGCTGTCGGTGCAGAGAGCCAGGAGCCAGGCCGAGCGCAGGAAGCTGAGCCGCGGCGCCCTCCACAGGCAGAACCTCGCCAAGCTGCGGTTCTCTCCCGCGGAGAAGCGCTACGGCTTCTTCAAGCAGCCCTGCCAACGCCTGTTCAACTACTGA
- the si:ch211-260e23.9 gene encoding tumor protein p53-inducible nuclear protein 2 isoform X2, translating to MIGKILSRLLGGAGEDMEEAADTIEELMEFEELMEFEEGGWVVVNLPEHAPLSASEVDPLENLLIEHPSMSVYQIRRRMSGQEEEEEEEQGSDEDEEDTARPVAVRQRVSWRLAAWGIPLPCDVRLLSVQRARSQAERRKLSRGALHRQNLAKLRFSPAEKRYGFFKQPCQRLFNY from the exons ATGATCGGGAAGATACTCTCTCGGCTGCTGGGGGGCGCTGGCGAGGACATGGAGGAGGCGGCCGACACGATTGAGGAGCTGATGGAGTTTGAGGAGCTGATGGAGTTTGAGGAGGGAGGATGGGTCGTCGTTAATCTCCCAG AGCACGCGCCGCTGTCGGCCTCTGAGGTGGATCCTCTGGAGAACCTGCTCATCGAGCACCCGAGCATGTCCGTCTACCAGATCAGACGCAGGATGAGcggtcaggaggaggaggaggaggaggagcaagggtctgatgaggatgaagaggacaCTGCCAG GCCCGTCGCGGTGAGGCAGCGCGTGTCCTGGCGTCTGGCGGCGTGGGGGATCCCTCTGCCCTGCGACGTCCGGCTGCTGTCGGTGCAGAGAGCCAGGAGCCAGGCCGAGCGCAGGAAGCTGAGCCGCGGCGCCCTCCACAGGCAGAACCTCGCCAAGCTGCGGTTCTCTCCCGCGGAGAAGCGCTACGGCTTCTTCAAGCAGCCCTGCCAACGCCTGTTCAACTACTGA
- the zgc:162297 gene encoding uncharacterized protein F13E9.13, mitochondrial translates to MKFVQLFGRLKSVVIGMIHVKALPGTPLHRMKVSQIVEDACREASIYRDAGIDGVIVENMHDLPYSFSVGPEVCACMTAVSTAVRGVCPLLPLGVQILSSANQQALAVALASGLDFIRAEGFVFSHVADEGLLSEACAGDLLRYRRRVGAEHVQIFTDVKKKHSAHALTSDVSIEETSRAAEFFLSDGVIVTGAATGAEADTRELRDVSQSVRIPVLIGSGVTYDNMERYLNANGMIIGSHFKEGGHWANAVDPERVKRFMGKMRELRE, encoded by the exons ATGAAGTTTGTGCAGTTGTTTGGTCGTTTGAAATCCGTGGTGATCGGAATGATTCACGTCAAAGCCTTGCCAG GAACTCCTCTTCATCGTATGAAAGTGTCTCAGATCGTGGAAGACGCCTGCAGAGAGGCGTCGATCTACCGTGACGCGGGGATC gACGGCGTGATCGTGGAGAACATGCACGACCTCCCGTACTCCTTCTCCGTCGGACCTGAGGTGTGCGCGTGCATGACCGCCGTGTCCACCGCGGTCAGGGGTGTCTGTCCTCTGCTGCCGCTCGGCGTCCAGATCCTGTCCTCTGCCAACCAGCAGGCGCTCGCTGTCGCTCTGGCCTCAG GTCTGGATTTCATCAGAGCCGAGGGTTTCGTGTTCTCCCACGTGGCTGATGAAGGTCTGCTGAGTGAAGCCTGTGCTGGAGACCTGCTCAGGTACCGCAGGCGGGTCGGCGCTGAGCACGTGCAGATCTTCACCGACGTCAAGAAGAAGCACAG CGCTCACGCTCTGACGTCAGACGTCAGCATCGAGGAGACGTCTCGTGCTGCAGAGTTCTTCCTCTCTGATGGAGTCATCGTCACAGGAGCAGCCACCGGAGCGGAGGCCGACACTCGTGAACTCAGAG ACGTTTCCCAGTCTGTGAGAATCCCCGTGCTGATTGGCTCCGGAGTGACCTACGACAACATGGAGCGCTACCTCAACGCAAATGGAATGATCATCGGATCTCATTTCAAGGAGGGCGGACACTGGGCCAACGCAGTCGACCCGGAGAGGGTGAAGAGGTTCATGGGAAAGATGCGTGAACTTagagaatga